In the Rubrivivax gelatinosus IL144 genome, GACGGCGTGTGGTGCAGGTAGATCTGCTCGGCGTTGGGGAACACGAACTTGATGTCGCCCAGCGCGTTGCGCGGCCCGGGGCGCTGGCGGATGCGCCAGCGGCCGGCAGCCAGCGCGTCCAGCGCCTCGGCGGAGGCGCCGGTGTGCACGCTGCCGTCGGCGGCGACGAACTCGAAGCCTTCGCGTTCCAGGTAACCCGGGTCGCGGCGCAGCTTGGGCAGGGTCTCGGAGCGCACGATGGACGGCGGCACGTTCCAGTAGGGGCTGAACTCGACGGCACGCAGCTCGGCGTCGATCAGCGGCGTGCGTTTGTCCAGCGCCTGGCCGACGACGACGCGCATGCGCTGCACGATGGCGATGCGGCCGTCCTGCACCTCGTAGGCGCGCAGCACGAACTCCGGGATGTTGACGACGACCATGCGCGGCGATTCGAGCAGCGGCGTCCAGCGCAGGCGTTCCAGCGCCAGCGCCAGTTGCTCGGCGCGGGCCGCGGGCTTGATCTCCAGCCGCGAGAAGGTCGCCGCGCCGATGACGCCGTCGGCGCTGACGCCGTGGCGCTCCTGGAAGCGGCGCACGCCGCCGGCCAGCGGCTCGGCGTAGACCGCGCCGGCATGCGTGCCGGCCGGCAGGTCGCCCAGCGCCACCAGGCGCGCGGCCAGCGCCGGCAGGCCCGGCCAGGCGGCGCCGGGTTCGAGCTTGCGCGTGCGGCCGACGCTCGGCAGCGGCGGCAGCGGCGCCGCCCAGGCCGGGTCGTGTTCCAGCGTGCGGTAGCGCGCGAGCGCCTGGCGCAGCTCGCCGTACTGCGGCAGCACCGGCTCGGCGCGGCGCACGGCCAGCGCCAGCGAACCGGCGGCGAGGCCGGCGTCGAGCGCGGCGCGGGCGTCGAAGGGCTGGCGCTCGGGCAGCGTCAGCGTCGGGTACAGCACACGCGGGTCCAGGCGGCCGCGGTGCAGGTCGGCGAGGTAGCGCCGCATCGTGACGTCGAGTTCGGCTTCCAGCCGCGTCGCCAGCTCGGGCGAGGGCGCCCGCGCGGCGGCGTCCAGCGCCTGGACCAGCGCCGCGGCGTGGTAGTCCTCGGCGACGAGGCCGTGTTCGGGCGCGGCGGCCAGCAGCGTGGCGGCTTCACGGGCCAGCGGGCCGGGGCGTGAGCCGGCGTCGAACCACGGCGAGGCCTGGGCCGCGGCGGCGGCGATCACGAGAGCGAAGGCGGCGGCGCGGCGCGCGGACGGGGCAAGACGCATGCAGCCATTGTCCGCCCGGGCTGGCGGCCGGGCCAGCGTCGCCATGGTGACGGCGCGACGCCCGGGGGCGCCGCAGAATGGCCCGCAGACCATCCGAGGAGCCCGCCATGGCCGAAGCCTTCATCGTCGCCGCGCTGCGCACCCCCTGCGGGCGCCGCAACGGCCGTTTGAGCGGCTGGCATCCGGCCGACCTGGCGGCGCAGGTCATCGACGCGCTGGTCGCACGCTGCGGCGTCGACCCGGCGGCAGTGGACGACGTGATCCTCGGCTGCGTCGGCCAGGTCGGCGAGCAGGCGGCCAACGTCGCGCGCAACGCGGTGCTGGCTTCGTCGCTGCCCGAGTCGGTGCCGGGCACGACGGTCGACCGCCAGTGCGGCTCGTCGCAGCAGGCGCTGCATTTCGCCGCCCAGGCGGTGATGTCGGGCACGATGGACTGCGTCATCGCCGGCGGCGTCGAGAGCATGTCGCGCGTGCCGATGGGCTTGCCAATGGAACTGCCGCGCCAGGCCGGTTACGGCCACTACGTCAGCCCGGCGATCGCCGCGCGTTACCCGGGCGCCGAGTTCAGCCAGTTCACCGGCGCCGAGTTGCTGGCCACCCAGTACGGCCTGGCCAAGCCGGCGCTGGACGCCTGGGCGCTGCAGAGCCACCAGCGCGCCGCGGCCGCGACCCGCGACGGCGCTTTCGCCGCCGAGATCCTGCCGCTGGCCGTGCGCCGTGCTGACGGCTGCGGCGAAGCCGAGCCGCTGGCCGCCGACGAAGGCATCCGCGCCGACGCCAGCGCCCAGAGCATCGCCGGCGTTCGCCTGCTGCGCGAAGGCGGCACGGTCACCGCCGCCAACGCCAGCCAGATCGCCGACGGCGCCAGCGGCGTGCTGGTCGTCAACGAACGTGGCCTGCGCGCGCTGGGCCTGGCGCCGCTGGCGCGCATCCACACGATGACGGTCATCGGCCACGACCCGGTGGTCATGCTGGAGGCGCCGATCCCGGCCACCGCCGCGGCGCTGGCGCGTGCCGGGCTGGCGCTGGACGACATCGACTGCTTCGAGGTCAACGAGGCCTTCGCCTCGGTGCCGCTGGCCTGGCTGCAGGCCACCGGCGCCGACCCGGCGCGGCTCAACGTGCACGGCGGCGCGATCGCGCTCGGCCACCCGCTGGGCGCCTCGGGCACGCGGCTGATGGCGACGCTGGTGCACGCGCTGCGCCGCCGCCGCGGCCGCTGGGGGCTGCAGACGATGTGCGAAGGCGGCGGTCTGGCCAACGTCAC is a window encoding:
- a CDS encoding acetyl-CoA C-acetyltransferase; protein product: MAEAFIVAALRTPCGRRNGRLSGWHPADLAAQVIDALVARCGVDPAAVDDVILGCVGQVGEQAANVARNAVLASSLPESVPGTTVDRQCGSSQQALHFAAQAVMSGTMDCVIAGGVESMSRVPMGLPMELPRQAGYGHYVSPAIAARYPGAEFSQFTGAELLATQYGLAKPALDAWALQSHQRAAAATRDGAFAAEILPLAVRRADGCGEAEPLAADEGIRADASAQSIAGVRLLREGGTVTAANASQIADGASGVLVVNERGLRALGLAPLARIHTMTVIGHDPVVMLEAPIPATAAALARAGLALDDIDCFEVNEAFASVPLAWLQATGADPARLNVHGGAIALGHPLGASGTRLMATLVHALRRRRGRWGLQTMCEGGGLANVTIVERV
- a CDS encoding L,D-transpeptidase family protein, encoding MRLAPSARRAAAFALVIAAAAAQASPWFDAGSRPGPLAREAATLLAAAPEHGLVAEDYHAAALVQALDAAARAPSPELATRLEAELDVTMRRYLADLHRGRLDPRVLYPTLTLPERQPFDARAALDAGLAAGSLALAVRRAEPVLPQYGELRQALARYRTLEHDPAWAAPLPPLPSVGRTRKLEPGAAWPGLPALAARLVALGDLPAGTHAGAVYAEPLAGGVRRFQERHGVSADGVIGAATFSRLEIKPAARAEQLALALERLRWTPLLESPRMVVVNIPEFVLRAYEVQDGRIAIVQRMRVVVGQALDKRTPLIDAELRAVEFSPYWNVPPSIVRSETLPKLRRDPGYLEREGFEFVAADGSVHTGASAEALDALAAGRWRIRQRPGPRNALGDIKFVFPNAEQIYLHHTPSTGLFARDRRDFSHGCVRVEDPLSLAMFVLQDMPDWPEARIREAMDAGESRTLRLTTPVRVLIAYGTALVKDGRVFFFDDIYRQDPRLQAALRERAAPARAD